A genomic region of Sulfobacillus acidophilus DSM 10332 contains the following coding sequences:
- a CDS encoding bacterial peptide chain release factor 1 (bRF-1) (PFAM: PCRF domain; RF-1 domain~TIGRFAM: peptide chain release factor 1~COGs: COG0216 Protein chain release factor A~HAMAP: Peptide chain release factor 1~InterPro IPR004373:IPR005139:IPR000352~KEGG: cth:Cthe_2593 peptide chain release factor 1~PFAM: Class I peptide chain release factor; Peptide chain release factor~SPTR: Peptide chain release factor 1;~TIGRFAM: Peptide chain release factor 1), producing the protein MDEIQRARCESAKARYLELQEEMANPTVASNPELARKYGQELAEAEQLVHTYEAYVAAEADLEVAKDMARDDDPEARQWAESEVERLRQALDRWEREIQQLLAPRDPNDSKNVIMEIRGGAGGDEAALFAAELYRMYVRFAERHGWRTEVLSSSPTDIGGFKEIIFMIEGRGAYSLLKYESGVHRVQRVPVTEAQGRIHTSTVTVAVLPEAEETDVVINPDELRIDTQRASGAGGQHVNKTESAVRITHLPTGIVVYCQDEKSQLKNREKAMRILRSRLQDLYETEAANAIRDERRSQVGTGDRSERIRTYNFPQGRVTDHRIGLTLHRIEAILDGDLDELIEALHAAAEEERMRREA; encoded by the coding sequence ATGGACGAGATTCAGCGTGCCCGATGCGAGTCGGCAAAGGCACGATATCTAGAGTTGCAAGAAGAGATGGCCAATCCGACCGTGGCGTCCAATCCCGAGCTCGCCCGAAAGTACGGGCAAGAGCTGGCGGAGGCCGAACAATTAGTGCATACCTATGAGGCGTATGTGGCGGCCGAAGCGGATTTGGAAGTGGCGAAAGATATGGCGCGAGATGACGATCCCGAGGCTCGCCAGTGGGCGGAAAGCGAAGTTGAGCGGTTACGTCAGGCATTAGACCGATGGGAACGGGAGATTCAACAACTCTTGGCACCGCGGGATCCCAATGACAGTAAAAATGTCATTATGGAAATTCGCGGCGGGGCCGGGGGGGACGAAGCGGCCTTATTTGCGGCCGAGTTGTACCGGATGTATGTGCGGTTCGCGGAGCGTCACGGCTGGCGGACGGAAGTGCTTTCGTCAAGCCCGACCGATATTGGAGGCTTTAAAGAAATTATCTTCATGATTGAAGGCCGGGGAGCCTATAGCCTGTTGAAGTATGAAAGTGGCGTGCATCGGGTGCAACGGGTACCGGTGACCGAAGCCCAAGGCCGTATTCATACGTCGACGGTGACGGTCGCCGTGCTCCCGGAAGCCGAAGAGACCGACGTGGTCATCAATCCCGACGAACTCCGGATTGACACCCAACGAGCCAGCGGGGCCGGCGGTCAGCACGTGAACAAAACCGAGTCGGCCGTGCGCATTACTCACTTGCCCACAGGCATCGTGGTGTATTGTCAAGACGAGAAATCCCAATTGAAAAACCGGGAAAAAGCCATGCGGATTTTACGATCGCGATTGCAAGATCTTTATGAGACAGAGGCGGCCAACGCCATCCGGGACGAACGGCGCTCACAAGTGGGTACGGGCGACCGTTCCGAGCGAATCCGAACGTATAATTTTCCCCAGGGGCGCGTAACCGATCATCGCATTGGGCTAACCCTTCATCGCATTGAAGCCATCTTGGACGGCGATTTAGACGAGTTGATTGAGGCACTGCACGCCGCAGCCGAAGAAGAGCGCATGCGTCGGGAAGCCTAA
- a CDS encoding LSU ribosomal protein L31P (PFAM: Ribosomal protein L31~TIGRFAM: ribosomal protein L31~COGs: COG0254 Ribosomal protein L31~HAMAP: 50S ribosomal protein L31~InterPro IPR002150~KEGG: tmr:Tmar_0153 50S ribosomal protein L31P~PFAM: Ribosomal protein L31~SPTR: 50S ribosomal protein L31;~TIGRFAM: Ribosomal protein L31) — MVKSDIHPPYYRTTVTCSCGAVYHVGSTRENLHIEICGQCHPLYTGQQRIVDSGGRVERFKKRYGIK, encoded by the coding sequence ATGGTGAAATCGGATATTCATCCGCCATATTACCGCACCACGGTAACCTGCTCGTGTGGCGCGGTCTATCATGTGGGGTCGACACGGGAAAACTTACACATTGAAATTTGTGGCCAATGCCACCCGCTGTACACCGGTCAGCAGCGCATTGTGGACTCCGGGGGCCGGGTCGAGCGGTTTAAGAAGCGGTACGGCATTAAATAG
- a CDS encoding PfkB domain protein (PFAM: pfkB family carbohydrate kinase~COGs: COG0524 Sugar kinase ribokinase family~InterPro IPR011611~KEGG: rxy:Rxyl_0491 PfkB~PFAM: Carbohydrate/purine kinase~SPTR: PfkB;~manually curated), whose protein sequence is MHDVIVVGDTAWDIIVQTADMPQFNRDIPAHIHQGPGGQGLNMALAARGESAEVCLVTQIGTDPISRQLARQIEQWGITGVFTHSDPLTQVVSFVRPDGERALITQSGRGPDVNPRNVPPARLLLLSGYLWGRPGGPERVLRWLDWAHQHQMTILLDPAHADLARDVRGLLDRVDWVLPNHDEWEALGRPLAPNVLLKLGPKGARLWDRHHWVDIEVTPASRVVDTTGAGDAVAGSFAAGLARGLAPQAAARRAIERGRQAVSRLGAI, encoded by the coding sequence ATGCATGATGTCATAGTGGTCGGGGATACGGCTTGGGATATTATCGTGCAGACGGCCGACATGCCGCAATTCAACCGGGACATTCCGGCTCACATTCATCAAGGCCCAGGCGGCCAAGGCCTCAACATGGCGTTGGCGGCGCGAGGCGAATCAGCCGAGGTATGCTTGGTAACCCAAATCGGGACCGATCCAATAAGCCGGCAATTGGCTCGGCAAATTGAACAATGGGGGATTACCGGGGTGTTCACCCATAGTGACCCTCTCACCCAGGTGGTCTCCTTCGTTCGGCCGGATGGTGAGCGGGCGCTCATAACCCAGTCCGGACGAGGGCCCGACGTTAATCCGAGAAATGTCCCACCGGCACGACTTCTCCTGTTGTCCGGCTATTTATGGGGTCGACCGGGTGGGCCCGAACGCGTTTTACGGTGGCTGGACTGGGCGCATCAGCACCAGATGACCATTTTGCTGGATCCGGCGCATGCCGATTTGGCGCGAGATGTTCGCGGATTATTGGATCGGGTTGACTGGGTGCTACCCAATCACGACGAATGGGAAGCATTAGGGCGGCCGCTAGCCCCTAATGTCTTATTAAAGCTCGGACCGAAGGGCGCACGCTTATGGGACCGGCATCATTGGGTCGACATCGAGGTAACCCCGGCCTCTCGGGTTGTGGATACCACGGGTGCCGGGGATGCCGTGGCGGGGAGTTTTGCCGCAGGATTGGCCCGCGGCCTCGCGCCGCAGGCGGCGGCCCGGCGAGCGATTGAACGCGGGCGGCAGGCCGTATCGCGGCTGGGCGCCATTTGA
- a CDS encoding Pseudouridine-5'-phosphate glycosidase (PFAM: Indigoidine synthase A like protein~COGs: COG2313 Uncharacterized protein involved in pigment biosynthesis~HAMAP: Pseudouridine-5'-phosphate glycosidase~InterPro IPR007342~KEGG: rca:Rcas_3582 indigoidine synthase A family protein~PFAM: Indigoidine synthase A like protein~SPTR: Pseudouridine-5'-phosphate glycosidase), which produces MDSLWRIGDEVKAALEDGRGVVALETAVLTHGLPYPDNLETMHRMAQAVRQAGAVPAVMGILRGRPVVGLTPGDWEALLDRPEKCSIRDIGLAVARGVNGGTTVALTAYMAHQVGITVFATGGIGGVHRGAEKTWDVSTDLYLLAQVPITVVSAGAKSILDLPKTAEFLESLGIPVLGFQTDELPGFYVRTTGLPVTGRVDQVSEVIAVRHAMNRAHLSQALLVVQPGPESVSPALVDRLIDEALHEAAMHGVRGKATTPYLLGYLNERAGDQLKAANIALLVANAGLAGAIAAYHA; this is translated from the coding sequence ATGGATTCGCTATGGAGGATTGGAGACGAGGTCAAAGCAGCCCTCGAGGATGGTCGGGGTGTCGTGGCATTGGAGACGGCAGTTTTGACACATGGCCTGCCTTATCCGGATAACCTGGAGACGATGCACCGGATGGCCCAAGCCGTTCGTCAAGCGGGTGCGGTGCCGGCCGTGATGGGAATCCTCCGGGGACGCCCCGTAGTGGGCTTAACGCCGGGAGATTGGGAGGCCTTGCTGGATCGGCCAGAAAAATGCTCCATCCGGGATATCGGGTTGGCGGTCGCGCGGGGGGTTAATGGGGGAACCACCGTGGCCTTGACTGCGTATATGGCCCATCAGGTGGGCATCACGGTATTTGCAACCGGCGGTATTGGCGGGGTGCATCGGGGAGCGGAAAAAACCTGGGATGTCTCAACAGATTTATATCTGCTAGCTCAGGTACCGATTACCGTGGTGTCCGCCGGGGCCAAAAGTATCCTCGACCTCCCCAAGACGGCTGAATTTCTCGAGTCTCTGGGGATACCGGTACTCGGCTTCCAAACGGATGAATTGCCCGGTTTTTATGTGCGGACGACCGGGTTACCGGTTACCGGCCGTGTCGATCAGGTATCGGAAGTTATCGCGGTCCGTCACGCGATGAACCGGGCGCATTTGTCTCAAGCCCTGCTGGTGGTACAGCCGGGACCCGAAAGTGTGTCGCCGGCCTTAGTTGACCGGCTCATTGACGAGGCGCTACACGAAGCCGCTATGCACGGCGTTCGAGGCAAAGCGACAACGCCTTATCTGTTAGGCTATTTAAACGAGCGAGCCGGGGACCAATTAAAGGCGGCCAACATCGCGCTTCTCGTCGCCAATGCCGGGCTTGCGGGGGCCATTGCAGCGTATCATGCATGA
- a CDS encoding nucleoside ABC transporter membrane protein (PFAM: Branched-chain amino acid transport system / permease component~COGs: COG1079 ABC-type transport system permease component~InterPro IPR001851~KEGG: tte:TTE0460 uncharacterized ABC-type transport system, permease component~PFAM: Bacterial inner-membrane translocator~SPTR: Uncharacterized ABC-type transport system, permease component), which translates to MHLLLNPELWTLTISIAVPLIYAALGGMFSERGGVVNIAMEGMMLTSAFVSVAFAAMTHNAWIGLGMGVLSGAAMALLFSWAALVLKADQVVVGMAVNLLALGLTGYLLDAFYGYNGTPISTPSLPTWHLAFLSGIPVIGPALSQENVLTYLLIPVLLAAQYALFRTPWGLRLRSMGEKPQAGRSAGLKVRRYQLSGVLLSGVLSGIAGAYLSIGVLNGFTVDMTAGRGYIALAAMILGNWRPSGVVWAGLMFGFLSALSIQLQGSVIPPDIVLMVPYLLTVVAVAGIVGRTTPPAADGIPYQEESL; encoded by the coding sequence ATGCATTTGTTGCTCAATCCGGAACTCTGGACCTTGACAATCTCCATTGCCGTTCCGTTAATTTATGCCGCCCTGGGCGGGATGTTTTCCGAACGGGGCGGTGTGGTGAATATCGCCATGGAAGGGATGATGTTGACGTCGGCCTTCGTCTCGGTGGCGTTTGCCGCGATGACCCACAACGCGTGGATCGGGCTTGGGATGGGGGTTCTGAGCGGGGCGGCGATGGCGCTCTTGTTCTCTTGGGCCGCATTAGTTTTGAAAGCCGATCAAGTGGTCGTGGGGATGGCGGTCAACCTCTTGGCGTTAGGCCTGACGGGTTATTTGCTGGATGCGTTTTATGGCTATAATGGAACGCCGATTAGTACCCCGTCGTTGCCGACGTGGCATTTGGCGTTCTTGTCCGGCATTCCCGTCATCGGACCCGCCTTGTCCCAAGAAAACGTGTTGACCTATCTGTTGATCCCGGTCTTGTTGGCGGCGCAATATGCCTTGTTTCGGACTCCATGGGGATTACGGTTGCGGTCGATGGGGGAAAAACCGCAGGCCGGACGTAGTGCCGGATTAAAGGTCCGCCGTTATCAATTGTCCGGTGTGCTCTTATCCGGAGTTTTATCGGGGATTGCCGGGGCCTATTTGTCCATCGGCGTCTTAAACGGCTTTACGGTCGATATGACGGCGGGCCGCGGATATATTGCGCTGGCCGCCATGATTTTAGGCAACTGGCGACCGTCCGGGGTGGTGTGGGCCGGGTTGATGTTCGGCTTTTTATCGGCCCTTTCGATTCAGCTACAAGGTTCGGTTATCCCTCCCGATATCGTATTAATGGTACCCTATCTTTTGACGGTGGTAGCCGTAGCAGGAATCGTGGGACGCACCACGCCGCCGGCGGCCGACGGGATTCCATATCAAGAGGAGTCATTATAA
- a CDS encoding nucleoside ABC transporter membrane protein (PFAM: Branched-chain amino acid transport system / permease component~COGs: COG4603 ABC-type uncharacterized transport system permease component~InterPro IPR001851~KEGG: ttm:Tthe_2237 inner-membrane translocator~PFAM: Bacterial inner-membrane translocator~SPTR: Inner-membrane translocator), giving the protein MKISWQWLKPLLTVVLGLVISGLIGQVTGYPALQVMSALWQGSVGNFYNLANTLVIFIPLVLTGLGIALAFRAGLFNIGAQGQYWMGAIAAAWIGALPGHWPWGTHLLATLLASILAGGLYGLIPGVLKAYRGAHEVITTMMLSYAAIEFGHYLIEKGPLMLPGPVPQSPPLQTDATLPILVPTTELSAGLWLALAAVVLAAWLFYRTRLGFEVTLLGKNAKAARLAGVSVARLTIISLAVGGMFAGLAGGIQIMGVTHQLFDSFADQYGYTAIVVALLARNNPWGVVPAAFLFAALQSGAGYMQMNANIPAQMAYVIQGVIVFMVAADRIFDWVLANKKAKTRPPAVGVGKEAL; this is encoded by the coding sequence ATGAAAATATCCTGGCAATGGCTTAAACCGCTCTTGACCGTCGTGTTGGGTCTCGTCATTAGTGGCCTGATTGGCCAAGTGACCGGATATCCGGCACTTCAGGTCATGAGTGCCCTTTGGCAAGGTTCGGTCGGTAATTTTTACAATTTGGCCAATACCTTGGTCATTTTTATTCCTTTGGTACTCACCGGACTGGGGATTGCGTTGGCGTTTCGAGCCGGACTCTTTAATATCGGGGCCCAAGGCCAATATTGGATGGGCGCTATTGCGGCCGCTTGGATCGGCGCTTTGCCGGGGCACTGGCCCTGGGGCACCCATCTTTTGGCCACCCTTTTGGCCAGTATCCTGGCCGGTGGGCTTTACGGCCTGATTCCGGGCGTGCTGAAAGCCTATCGGGGGGCTCACGAAGTCATTACCACCATGATGCTAAGTTATGCCGCGATTGAATTTGGTCATTACTTGATTGAGAAGGGGCCTCTCATGTTGCCGGGGCCGGTGCCCCAGTCGCCTCCGCTGCAAACGGATGCGACCCTGCCGATTTTGGTTCCGACTACCGAGCTTTCGGCCGGGCTTTGGTTAGCTTTGGCGGCCGTGGTGCTGGCGGCTTGGTTATTTTATCGCACCCGCCTCGGGTTTGAAGTCACCTTGCTGGGGAAAAATGCCAAAGCCGCTCGTCTGGCCGGAGTGTCGGTGGCCCGCCTGACGATTATCAGTTTGGCGGTGGGGGGGATGTTTGCCGGGTTAGCCGGCGGCATTCAAATCATGGGAGTGACGCATCAGCTTTTTGACTCGTTTGCCGACCAATATGGGTATACCGCCATTGTGGTCGCGTTATTGGCCCGGAATAATCCCTGGGGCGTCGTGCCGGCCGCCTTTTTGTTTGCCGCGCTGCAAAGCGGGGCGGGCTATATGCAGATGAATGCCAACATCCCGGCCCAAATGGCGTATGTCATCCAAGGGGTCATTGTGTTCATGGTGGCGGCCGACCGGATTTTTGACTGGGTTTTAGCCAATAAAAAAGCGAAAACGCGGCCTCCGGCGGTCGGAGTCGGGAAGGAGGCGCTCTAA